The genome window TCTACTTTTTTGTATctacctgtctgtttgtctacctgtctgtctctatgtttttctatctttctgccggcctccttttctcccttcttcctgtgctctcctctcttctcctctcctcccctcttcctccccacggTAGCTAAGCAGAAATCTCCTCAGCCTGTTGgttatctctcttcctcattgACACAAGTGGCTCCAGGCAGATTTCTAagagctcccccccccacacacacacacacacaaaccatcccTACCCCCACCGCCAACTCTGTGATACTCACTTGGCAAATGTTGTCAATTCCACTTTGCTCTCCAAATTTTTGTTGGTCTCCTTTCCTTAAccgttctctccttcctctctttctaccctctcctttcctctctttccctctgtcctccGTCTCCTAGGTGACCACGGACCTGAGGCAGAAGTGCACCGACTCTCACACAGGGACGTCTGCCTCCGCCCCGCTGGCGGCCGGGATCATCGCCCTGGCGCTGGAGGCCAAGTGAGGatcttctccctctgtcctctctctctgtctctctctctctcctctctctccgtctctctccgtctctctcctctctgtctctctctctttctcccttttcacctctccctctctctgacagtcACTCTCACCTTTCCCACtcatttcccccctctctctttctgcctctacctctccttctctctccctcgccacgAAGGGTCTCGAACCTTCTTCATTAGGACACCGTATTGTGAAATGGGGTGCAAGCCGACGATGACCGTTGTTTAGCCAGCCCTTACAGACCTGGCTGCGGCTCTTCCCGATGAGTCGCGACCCAACGCAGCGTAAAAACGTCTCGATGCGTACATCTCATTATGTCTGCTAAGCGCAATGGAAGGTACCGAGGAGTGGACTGCAGGGGTCGTCTGTTCGTCCGCTCCTCCGCGCGTACGGCGGTGCCCGTGTCGCTGCAGACGTTGATTCGGCCATTTCGAGTCatcagccccctcctctctcctctccacggcTAACCCTCATTAGGGCCTGGCTGACAGGTGTCGGGTCCACTCGGCTGTCCCCTCGTCCCTGTCACACAAGCTACATCTTCATTAGGGGGTGACAACCTGCCACACGTCCTTCACCTACCAAGGACACAGTCCCGGGCTGTAGGAGGCTGCGGTCCTGATCCAGACTCGAGGCCCAGCCTAGGACCCAGGTCCAGACCCTAGGACCCAGGTCCAGACCCTAGGACCCAGGTCCAGACCCTAGGACCCAGGTCCAGACCCTACGGCCCAGCCTAGGACCCAGGTCCACACCCTAGGACCCAGGCTCTGATCCTAGACCCAGCCTAGGATCCAGGCCCTAGACCCAGCCTCAAACCCAACCCTGGTCCAGCATACTAAATAATAATACTTGTTACTCTACCCAGATGCTCAGCACGTTTTCCAAGGTTTTATGATTGTATCAAAGCAAGTCAGCATTATTCCCAATTTGACAAGCCGACGTGCGTTCAGTTTAAACAAGACTTTCTTGGCATCTCTCTTGGAGATGTTGACAGTACTGGAGCATGGCTTTACTGTTGTCCACACCACattgctcccccccctccccccagagagCTTCAATAACAGGCCGGCCTGTATATCAAACAGAGAATTCACGGAGATGGAATCATTTAATAGGCAGAGTGCTGTTTGGGTTCTCATCCGCGCTAAGGTGACATTGAGTGGATGAGGTTCACGTTCATTAATAACACATGAGAGAGCCGGAGAGGAGCCCGTCTGTGGAGGACAAGGGAAGGTTGCCGGGGTGATGGGCCCGACTGTGTTGCCTTCCTATTTTGGTTTGCGAGCGTGCAGGCAGGAAGGTGCCGAGCCGAGCCGGCAATAAACCTCTGGTGATTCATGGTTTGATTATCTTCCCTCGCGCGAccgcgtgtctctctctctttcttctcactCAAAGGCACATCCCTGGAGTGCCTCTCCAAAACTGTCCTCTACTTTCTTCTCCTCAGCAGTCCTGTTTtgtgctcctctccttcccctctcctcacctcctcttcccttcccctctcctctcctgtcctctccttgtcctgtcctctcctgtcctcaccttcccctctcctgtcctctcctctcctgtcctctccttcccctgtcctctccttcccctctcctcacctcctcttcccttcccctctcttgtcctgtcctctcctgtcctctccttcccctctcctatcctgtcctctcctgtcctctccttcccctctcctgtcctctcctgtcctctccttcccctctcctgtcctctcctctcctgtcctcttcttcccctctcctgtcctctccttcccctctcctgtcctttcctctcctgtcctctcctgtcctctccttcccctgtcctcccctttcctgtcctctccttcccctctcccgtcctctcctgtcctctccttcccctctcctgtcctctcctcacctccccttctcctctcctgtcctctcctgtcctctcctgtcctctcattcccctctcctgtcctctccttcccctctcctgtcctctcctaccgctctcccctcctgcttctccaccctctcctttccacttctctcctctcttatccaTCCCCTCTCCGCCCCTATCCtcgcctccttcccctctcctcttccccctccatcatctcccatcctcctctccagtcctctccttcctttcccttcctgtcctctcttccccctcgaGCTACTGTGCCCAGCAAGGGGACCCATCCCAAAGAACACAAACCATGAGCAATGTTCACTCCAGGGGGGGCAGTCTGACTGGTCCTACTCCTCAGGGTCATATTGTTCTCCTGTTTTACTGTGTTCCCTGGCCTTTTAAACACCATCTTTAATGACTGGCTCAGTGGTGCTTCTGAATGCTCTGTCGTGGTGTGGGGGGGCCTGGTCCAGGTGGAACAggccctcgggggggggggggggggggggggggtggagcagaCACTGTGTCATTCTCTGCTATCTGTGTTCAAGTTTTCCCATCATACCCTAAGGTGGGAAGGTGTATCACGATAGGGCTGGACTGGAGAGATGTTCCAGTTCTGGTGTGTGAAAGTGTCTGTTACTGTATGGATGTTTCAGGTCTGGTGTGTGAAGGTGTCTGTTACTGTAGGGATGTTCCAGCTCTGGTGTATGAAGGTGTCTGTTACTGTAGGGATGTTCCAGCTCTGGTGTGTGAAGGTGTCTGTTACTGTAGGGATGTTCCAGCTCTGGTGTGTGAAGGTGTCTGTTACTGTAGGGATGTTCCAGCTCTGGTGTGTGAAGGTGTCTGTTACTGTAGGGATGTTCCAGCTCTGGTGTGTGACGGTGTCTCCAACTGGCGAGGTACCTCCAAGGTGAAGGTGTGTTGTGTTCTCTGCAGTGCCAACCTGACGTGGAGGGACATGCAGCACCTGGTGGTGAGGACCTCCCAGCCCGCTCACCTCAGCGCGGACGACTGGAAGACCAACGGGATGGGCCGGAGAGGTAAGGGCAGGATGTCGACGCCTCTGCTCCTCATGACCtcaatcctctcctctccatccctcgctgACTCCATCCCCACTCTGCTAGCGGCGCTCAACGTGCTGCGCTGTAGATTCACGCTTTTACTGTGAAAGTAAGCTGTGAAGAGCACTCGAGGGCTCACTGTGGTATTTttcttctctcgttctctctccccctgccttccctatctatccctttctccccttcccttctctctccccgtgccctctctctccctctctttctctcaccacctgccgtctctctccatctcttctgttcctttctctctccccctgctctctctcttccttctcgttctctctgtctctctctccctgcgacCCTGACCGTGTCAGTGAGCCACTCCTACGGCTACGGTCTGCTGGATGCAGGGGCCATGGTGGCTTTGGCTCAGAACTGGAGCAGCGTGGGACCCCAGcatcagtgtgtcctcaccatgcTGTCAGAGCCCaggttagctgtgtgtgtgtgtgtgcgtgcgtgcgcgtgtgtctgtgtgtcgatGCAAACACGTGCGTACCCGTGACACCCTGAGCcgacccctgccccctccactcctGTCCGCCCAGGGAGATCGGCAGCCGGCTGGTGTTCAGCAGGAGCGTGGACGCGTGCTGGGGGAGGCCGGAGTACGTGAGCTCCCTGGAGCACGTCCAGGCTCGTCTCAGCCTCTCCTACAGTCACAGAGGCAGCCTGGCCATCCACCTCAGTAGCCCACTAGGAACACGCTCCACACTGCTGGCAGACAGGtaccggagacacacacacacacactgctggcagACAGGtaccggagacacacacacacacactgctggcagACAGGtaccggagacacacacacacacactgctggcagACAGGtaccggagacacacacacacacacacactgctggcagACAGGtaccggagacacacacacacacactgctggcagACAGGtaccggagacacacacacacacacacactgctggcagACAGGtaccggagacacacacacacactgctggcagCCAGGTACTGGAAACACAAAATaattcacacacccacacactgctgggctccaggtactggaaacacacacatacacacactgctgggccccaggtactggaaacacacacacacacactgctgggcccCAGGTactagagagacacacacacactcacactgtagacacaaactctccatctcactctctctcccctcctctgccctctctcctctctctcctctgtccttctctctctctctctccatcaggccTAAGGACTCCTCATCTGAGGGTTTTAATGACTGGGCCTTCATGACCACCCACTCCTGGGACGAGGACCCTCGAGGGGAGTGGACTCTGGAGATAGAGAACAtggcaggaggagagcgagactaTGGTAACAGGACCCTTCTTTCCACagaacccctcctcctctcctctgtctgccctcctctctcctcctctccctcctctctcgtcctcctgtctctgtcctctcctctctgtcctcctctctccccctctctccccctctgtcctcctctctccccctctctccccctctgtcctcctctctcatcctcctctctctgtctctgtcctctcttctctgtcctcctctctcatcctcctctctctgtctctgtcctctcctctctctgtctctgtcctcctctcctcctctctcatcctcctctctctgtctctgtcctctcctctctgtcctcctctccctcctctccctgtctctgtcctctcctctctctttctctgtcctcctcctctctctgtcctcctctctcctcctctctctgtctctgtcctcctctctcctcctctctctgtctctgtcctcctctcctctctctgtcctctctcctcctctctctgtctctgtcctcctttctcatcctcctctctctgtctctgtcctctcctctctatcctcctctctctgtctctgtcctcttctctctgtcctcttctccctcctctccctgtctctgtcctcctctcctcctctctcatcctcctctctctgtctctgtcttctcctcctctctctcctcccctccctcccatctcctcttctctctgtctctgtccctcccctcccttctctcctccagaggTCCTGGTGTCTGTTGATGTCATCATGCTCTAGTCACACGCAACCACCTAGCCAGGCCTCCATGTTGGTGTCTGTGAGAAATGTACTTTGTCAAAAAATGCTCATGGGTCATCATTTGATGTGTCTCATCCCTCACATATGGACCCTAGACATTTGCCCAAGCGACcaaacacacagctctgctCCAACACTGTCCAGTCCTCTACTGCAGGAAATAATCATCACAGCTGTCGAGCTCTCCACCTCTGTCCGACTCaaggacactctctctctctctctctcttcatctttttcttctctccagaCCCACATACTCCTCTGGTCTCTGGCtgtctcagcccccccccctcccccgccgccgcctccctacatctctctctctccatctttctcttctctcactctctctctcttctctctccagacccACATGCTCCTCTGGTCTCTGGCTAGCCCCtttgtccacctctctctctctccttagtcCCCTTCTCTGTTTCGTTTGCTCAGGATTTTCATCCACTctaccccccccttcccccctctctgtctcaggcACGCTGACTCAGTTCAGCCTGATCCTGTACGGCACGGGCTCCAGCGCCATCAACCCCTCGTCTCCCGACTTCCCCCGGCCGTCCAACAACAGCTGTAAGACCTTCGACGCCCAGCAGATCTGCATCGGTGAGTGCACCCTCCCCCTACAGGCTGCCGGCGGTAGCGCAGCTCAGCCTCTGCCGGTGAGCTTCAGTGGCTAAGCGCTCCTCAGTTCACTTAGCACGCTCATTAGTTGAAAACAGCGGTCAGAGTTGATTGGAAGAGCATTTTGTTGACTGCCAGGACTGAGTGGCATTAATGCGTGCCTTGCAAATGGCCCCTCTGGGAGAAAAGGGCTGGATGTTCTACACGTATGTTATGAATATGCATCGGTCTCGGTGTGTTTGAAAACAACATATGTCATGTCACTTCCCTTCAGCAAGACAGGAACGGAGTAGCAACAGAAGTAGGGCGTGAAGACTAGGCGTGCGTGCGGTTGTgcgtgggattgtgtgtgtgtgcggtgtgtgtgtgcgtgcgggggcGCGTGGGTTTTGTGGGCGTGCGTGTTCGTGCAGACGTGTCTGTTTGTGAACGTGTGCTTGTGGGGGCGTGAGCGTGTGGTGGGGGCGTGTCTGTGCATacgagtgtgtggtgtgtgttggcatgtagtgtgtgtgtgtgtgtgtgtgtgctaggtgcTGGTAGAGCagctgtgtgttcctctcccCAGACTCAGACAGATGGGGTCCCATGGCTTCTCTGTGACAGAACATTTTCAGCCCGTCCTTTCATGCATATCAAATCGCATCAAGTAAAACACTCCATTTGTACAGATAAATCTACAGATCTAAAACCGTACTTGCAGATACATCGTCTGATCATTTCtgttgcctctccctccctccctccctccctccctccctccctccctccctccccccccttctcccccacccgAGCAGAGTGCAGCCCAggcttctccctcttcctccagggcTGCGTGAAGATGTGCCCCCCGGGCTTCACCTCCGGCCCCCAGCTCCTCAACCTGTCCCTGGAGACCTGGGTGGACCTGTCCTCCGTCCAGGCCTGCCTGCCCTGCAACGCCGCCTGCCTCACCTGCGCCGGGCCCGGGCCCTCCGActgcctctcctgtcccccccacAGCCACCTGGTGCTCAGCTCCTGTCCGCATCAGAACCAGGTCCAGCGCAAGTCCCCCATCAGCCGCCTCCTGCCCGCGGAGGACTCTCACCCAGCTGGGGAGAGctcagctggtggaggaggaggaggaggaggagggggagaggcgcaGCCTCCAGGGCCGGGCcagtctccatcctcctctcccgttCCCACCAAGGTCGCCGTGCTCAGCTGTGCCTTCATCCTGGCTGCCTTCGGCGGGCTcttcctgctgctgcagctgcgcTCGGGCGGCGCCCCCTGGGCCTGGAGGACCAAGCTGCGCGCCGCGGACGGCGGAGGGTTCcgtctgggcctgggcctgggccggggctgggagAGGAAGACCAGGGTGTGCTACAAGGGCATCCCCACCGTGTGGGGCGACGAGGACATGGCGAGGCCCAGCGAGGAGTCTGACAGCGAGGAGCCGGACTCTCACAGCGAGAGGACGGCCTTTATCAGGACACAGAGTTCCCTCTAgcgaccccacccccccactggCTCTCCAGCGGGCTGGACACTGCACACCCTTCATACGACAACTGCCGCCCAGGCATTCGTGATTATCAGACGTTTCTCTGGGGAGCACACTTAGCTGGATGTTCGCCCTACCTACGGCGCCGTCGAGTCAGTTCATGTTCGTTCTTTGAAGAAAGCGTATCGGTCTAGCGAGACGTATCAGAGTTTAGTTTGGGTTTTCAGTTGtcgtattttttttaattgaccctTGAACCCAGTCTAGATGTACATTTCAAcattgtgagtgtttgtgtacagtacatgcttGAGTGTGCTTGGGTGTGTAACTTGATATACAAGGGCTGTAAGCCCTTCCAGTCAAATGACCAGTTATCAATTATTTACATGCTAAACCTTGATTCAATTTATTATCTCCTAGTTGGTTATTTTCTGTTCAGActtgctctctcctgctgcttgCTATGTAAGACTGGGATGATGAGTTGAGCTTAGCGTTCTCCACAGTATACTGCTAGTACAAAGGAGGATTCTTTTTcggtaaaaaaatgttttgtctcctataaacatgttgtgtaacCTAATGAGGCCCTTTGAGATTAGTtgagcaacacagacagctctgtGTCAGTAGAATGTCAATTGATCATTTTGGAGCATGCcactactttccagccaattatgttccagcaatTCTTGTCCAACCAATTGCCTTTGGCAAAGGCGTGCCTTCCTCCATGGTTTATTTTATGAGACCACAGTCTATTAAACTAGAGCTGGAGGAAAGCGCAGGCTTTCAGACAAGAATTGAGCTTgctgtttctcatatttgaatTCCTTTGGTGATGTTACCTAGTGCAGCTTTAAGATAAGCCTGAGATCTGCAGGCCAAGCTGTTTTTAGATTGTTCCTCAAAGCAATATGGTATAGAGAGCCGTGAAGCGATAACATGGGAGCAGGTCCAACACAAGATTGCATACTAAGAGGAAGTAACTAGTGGTGTTGGAGATTGATGAGGAGGATTTTTGCACATAACTtgcttacagacacacacacacacacacacacacagtcagcacaaGCAGGGGTTTTACAACTGCAGGTCGGACGACGTCACAATCGACGAAATGTGTAGAAATGATCAGCTGGAGAAGAAAGAACTACGTAAGAGAAAAACCTTGCCACAAAGCTGTGTGACCTTCTCAACAATGTATTTGGTTGCTATTGGCTAGATATAAGATCATTTCGTCTTTATTCACCCTGTGGAGATAGTATTGATTTTTAGTTTGTCTCTGGTACAAGTCCGAGGTAAGAGCTTTTGCCAGTTGTTACTCtttcacaaacaaacatacagtaagtatgTGGCTTGTTTGAGCCAAGATTAAGTGCATAGCTTTTGGACCTGTCAGCGAAATCAGAGCCTTATGGATCTTTAAGGCCAGAATTGGTGAAATGTTGTCAGAACAGCTTCTATTGTATCGTATTTTATAGAATCTTTGTTTTATATCCTTTTTTATTTAACTGATGATTGATGTCAATTGTGGGGATGACTTTCATGCTGAAATAAAGTGATTCTGTAAATCatgtctgcttcctgttttCACTGGCACACTCAAAATTGCCTAAATCCCTTGAAATATCTTGAACActgcaagtacagggacaatgcTTCTTCAAGGCCATACACATCCAAAGCCTCCTTTCTGCTGGAAGTGGCTGGAAGATTGCAGCAAGTTTATGTGGCGCCACAATACAGCTCTGCATGAGCTTTCCTGCCAGAGGCAGGACACGACCAGAACACAGCCTCGGCACACATTATGGAGAAATCTTTATTTCTTCACTGCACCTTACTGCAAACCTGCCTCCTCTGGGAAATAACAGTTCGGTGGAAAGCTTTCTGGACCAACACTCATCTGTCAAATCCTCATTGAAAAGAGTTCACCTCTGGAAGGATGCATCTCTCAAGACTGGAACAAGGCCAGAGGACTACATGCCGGCAGTATGAGTACAGGGGTCATCCAATATTTAACCTGAAATCATATGAAAGAAACATTTTCATCTTGTTAAGATGTTGCTCCAGACCCCTGTAGAGTACAGAAGGTAATTTCTGATCATTCTAGGCTACATTCAGAATGTACTCTGTAATTACAGTAGATCCGCAGGGACAAATTGTCGCTCGTTTAAGTGCCTGTAGTAATGCATGGCATGCCTGTGGGTGAGCTTACGTGATTGTATGTGTTGAGTCAAAGGTTTGGAGACATAATTTGCTTGATATTCACTTACAAGGCCGTTTGTGTACAGAACAAACTTACAAATGGGGCTTTTGTTTCTATCTTTTTTTGTGTAGCCTGTCCTCGGTGTAACCTGAAGTATGAtgaaaaatataaaaagtaAAAAGCTCTCTTATTCACAAGGCTTAATCCGTTTCTCAGCCATTTGTATATATACACCTTTCAGGCCATTTTGCCGGTATGTCTCACTGTGGGCCTCCTTGTTGCATCCGTCTGGACTGAACAGGGCTGAGATAGCATGAGAGACTCTGGAGCACAGAGCACGAGGGATATATCCCAAGGCTAGCTGCAGCATCATCACTCCAAAACATTCCGCCTCCGCGAcgccattctcccccctcccacacaagcCCAGTCCCTCAGTGCCAGCCTGACAGGGCCCCAGTGATCTACCCTGAGGCCCTGGCCATGCTTGCCTCACTTTCCACTCAACTGTGTCCTTGATCTGGTTTCAaaccccattccccccccccctccccctccccctctgtttaTATTCCTCTTTCCTCCCATGGCAGTCTTCTGCTTGACTCTGTTAGTCGAGACTAACAGTGTTCTGTAACGTTAACCATTCTGCTCTGTTTTGGGAGTTCAAAGTAGACTTGCTGCTGTGGTCTGTCTCCCTGGAAAGCCAATCTTAAATCCTTTTTCTTTAAACTGAGTGTTTGCCTTGCGGTTGTTGTTTAAACCAGTCTTTGTCTTGCCATGGGCCTTGAACACAGCTTCTCACCAGACTCACCAAGACTTTCCGTATCTTGCTGACATTACAGAACTCAAACTGCCCGTAAAACCTAATCAAACTACgtgctgccccctagtgttAAATGAGTCACGCTGACACGAGGAGGGAAGCGTCAAATAGTTGAGAGTTCACGACTGTGTCTAGACTGTTGATGCCCCCTCAAGCGAATATGTGATGAATAACACAGAGAAACAATCCTGTTTGATCTTTTATTTCCTCTGCATCTCAGCTGCTACGCATCTTTAATCCAGACACCAACGGAGAAACAAGTAGAGAACAAAGAAACCCTCACTTCAGAAAATCCATctcacgaagaaaaaaaaaaaaaaaagagaaaaaaaaagcaaaatAGACGTACGATTTCACAAACAGAAGACAGAACTAGAGGGATTCAGACAGAGACGCACagaaggcagaggaggaaggggcgggCGTGAGctacagaggggaggagtgcaATATAACAAAGTGCTGGAGGTGTGGTCACATCCTGGTCCGCGGTCGACCTCGCGGGGCAAGTAGGCGGGAAAGGACCTTGAGAAGAGCAGAGCAGCTTCGAGCACAAGCGAGTCGCAGCAACCAACGGAAAACGTGACAGAATCAGTGATGGATGGGGGCTGCGCGGCGCGGACACAGTGGGACGGGctcggaggggaggaggaggacggcagAGGTCAGGATGAGTCGGGCTGGCAGCGTCGACACGGGGCCCCTTCGCTGGCGTGGGTAACTGGCATTTCGACTCTACCACAGGCAGATATGAACCAGGGAGAGCAGGTCCGCGACCACGTCGCTCTCGGGAGAAGCACCGCAGGAGATGATATGAAAACGGATGTATAAAAAGGATTAGCCGGCCGTTGCGGGGTCCCCCATCTTTATGAAGGGGTCATCGCAACTCTGCTAGTTCATGTGGCAAACGCTCAATTCATGAGGAGAACAGCTCCAAAGACATGTCTCCTGCTAGACCGACAGAGGCGAGCCAGGACCTCAGACTGACCGATCCCCGACCCTTGACCCCAGGCTCCATGATCCCCCCCTCTATGATTCTTCTTCCAACCACCCGCCACCCTCGCCTCCCCGTGATGCGCACCAGTCACACTACGTATCTTCACAGAAGTATCCACGTCAATATACTATAAATAGCAATAATTGTCATATGTTAAATATGAGGTATAATCAGTCGTATGTTCTACTGCGTACAGTATAGTACACAACAGCATTCTTCCAGGGATGGACTACAAACACATGGGGAACAGAAGAACAGGAATGGCTTGGGATTATTTCAATCAAACGGAACAAAGCATAGTCTCTGTAGAAGCTCCTCTCAAGCCCAGCCAGGCTGTCAGACCGCGATGGGGTAGCGAACCTTCCGGAAACACAAGTGTCTCTTAAGAGACGATATCTGGCCAAGGGGGAAGGATAGAAAGAGATGCAGTCACCCATACATGAGATATGACCACAGATGAGGACAAAGAGTTCCTTAGTGAATGGTGATCGTTTCAGTGGACagttttattttcttcttcctgCCACAGAGTAGCTTGACAGAGCCAGGCGACTGGAGTCTCCACCAGCAGACATTCACACTGGTCCAGTAGCCCTGCAGCATTCAGTCGGTCGATGCAGTCACTCAGACAACACAGGTAGAAAAAGATGTTCTggtcaaccccccccacacagtccGTAAGGGGAGATTCTTCTCAGTAGAAAGAGGAAAAACACGAAATACAACAAATAAAAGCTCTAGAAATTGCACTCGTTTGCAGTATCCCTCCCCAGtccctgttcctgttcctgtgatATTTACATTCAGAAATGACTCCAGGACGGGACAAGTAGAATAGAAACATGTTCTTTTGAGGGACCCCAAAAAATTCAAATCAAACAAAGTAAACGTTACCATGACGATGCATAAGCAGACAACCATTACTGCCTGTTCTGCGATAAACAAAGTCGttttgagaaagaaaaaataaaataaaatccatCCAGGTGTCAAGATCTCTCTAAGCTTATAGACTACTACTGTGCCGGCAACAGCACTCTGCTGCCCTCTGCAGTCAGCAGCAGCGTCACTACAGAAATCTGCTCCTCCGGGTTGCAGCGCGTGAGCGTTGgttcatgtcagtgtgtgtgccgtATGCGTGTGCTGCACGCGCacccacatacaaacaaacagtcAGGAGGCCCTAGAAAACTGCCACTCCTCGAGGTGGCGGGGCAGTCTGTTCACAACCAGGAGACCccagcctggggggggaggggggggggggcctgggccGGGCTGGTGAGGGGGTGTGCAGGCCGGGCCTAGCGCAGTTTGAGCTTGAAGGTGGAGATCTCCATGGGCTCCAGGCTGATGAGGGAGTCGTTGGCCAGGGCCGTCCCAGGGTACATCAGGGACAGGGACATGGGCTGGAGCAGCTGAACATCCACGTTACGGAAGAGACCTGACACACTCagctacacacaagcacacacgcccagagagacagaaacaagaCACCAGTTACCAACAAAGTACAG of Osmerus mordax isolate fOsmMor3 chromosome 4, fOsmMor3.pri, whole genome shotgun sequence contains these proteins:
- the furinb gene encoding furin (paired basic amino acid cleaving enzyme) b (The sequence of the model RefSeq protein was modified relative to this genomic sequence to represent the inferred CDS: added 341 bases not found in genome assembly), with the protein product MALGPQHPSRGPRLTGLLLLGPLLLLLLSGLGSALGQKVYTNTWAVHIAGGPEEADRIATKHGFINHGHVFGEYYHFRHRTVSKRSLSDHRGTHVLLQQEPQVAWAEQQVVKSRKKRDIYEAPSDPKFSEQWYLSSPSHQDLNTREAWAQGYTGRGVVVTILDDGIEKDHPDLATNYDPDASYDVNDGDSDPQPRYTQRNENRHGTRCAGEVAASANNGVCGVGVAYNARIGGVRMLDGEVTDVVEAHSLSMNSQHVHVYSASWGPEDDGKTVDGPAKLAKEAFLRGVTEGRGGLGSIFVWASGNGGREKDSCNCDGYTNSIYTLSISSTTQYGNVPWYSEACSSTLATTYSSGNPGEKQIVTTDLRQKCTDSHTGTSASAPLAAGIIALALEANANLTWRDMQHLVVRTSQPAHLSADDWKTNGMGRRVSHSYGYGLLDAGAMVALAQNWSSVGPQHQCVLTMLSEPREIGSRLVFSRSVDACWGRPEYVSSLEHVQARLSLSYSHRGSLAIHLSSPLGTRSTLLADRPKDSSSEGFNDWAFMTTHSWDEDPRGEWTLEIENMAGGERDYGTLTQFSLILYGTGSSAINPSSPDFPRPSNNSCKTFDAQQICIECSPGFSLFLQGCVKMCPPGFTSGPQLLNLSLETWVDLSSVQACLPCNAACLTCAGPGPSDCLSCPPHSHLVLSSCPHQNQVQRKSPISRLLPAEDSHPAGESSAGGGGGGGGGGEAQPPGPGQSPSSSPVPTKVAVLSCAFILAAFGGLFLLLQLRSGGAPWAWRTKLRAADGGGFRLGLGLGRGWERKTRVCYKGIPTVWGDEDMARPSEESDSEEPDSHSERTAFIRTQSSL